The Ahaetulla prasina isolate Xishuangbanna chromosome 11, ASM2864084v1, whole genome shotgun sequence genome contains a region encoding:
- the IGBP1 gene encoding immunoglobulin-binding protein 1 isoform X3 codes for MAAAAEEEEPVRLSELLESGWQLLEEVESDTEGSSGAAAVQRRVQRGLELLERAARAVSQLELFSRNEELEEIASADLRFMLVPALLAALTLRQVAPPRRLEHLRRARGLFLDFLRLCRDYAVARFDLPREAVDGGDDDEEQRGGEAAPGPSDGQASLLAMAAARRAKIERYKQKKELENQLASLKPFIDSGQAEEEQIREFYLLQIKKWITVSLEEIESIDQEIAILNRRGALQGPSTRPSQPSRPPMRPFILTRDAAQAKYIIWGKGGSGGEGGFFLLLLLCSA; via the exons ATGGCGGCGGCAGCTGAGGAGGAAGAGCCGGTGCGGCTGTCGGAGCTGCTGGAGTCCGGCTGGCAGCTGCTGGAGGAGGTGGAGAGCGACACCGAGGGGTCGTCGGGGGCGGCGGCCGTCCAGCGCCGGGTGCAGCGCGGCCTGGAGCTGCTGGAGCGCGCCGCCCGCGCCGTCTCCCAGCTGGAGCTCTTCAG CCGCAACGAGGAGCTGGAGGAGATCGCCTCGGCCGACCTGCGCTTCATGCTGGTGCCGGCCCTGCTGGCCGCGCTGACCCTGCGGCAGGTGGCCCCCCCGCGCCGGCTGGAGCACCTGCGGAGGGCGCGCGGCCTCTTCCTCGACTTCCTCCGCCTCTGCCGGGACTACGCCGTGGCCCGCTTCGATCTGCCGCGAGAGGCCGTGGACGGCGGCGACGACGACGAGGAGCAGCGCGGCGGGGAGGCCGCCCCCGGCCCGTCCGACGGCCAGGCCTCCCTGCTGGCCATGGCGGCCGCCCGGCGGGCCAAGATCGAGAG ATACAAGCAAAAGAAAGAGTTGGAGAACCAGCTGGCTTCTTTAAAACCCTTCATTGATAGTGGCCAAGCTGAAGAAGAGCAAATACGAGAATTCTATTTGCTGCAGATCAAGAAGTGGATCACTGTAAGCTTGGAAGAAATTGAAAGCATTGATCAGGAAATTGCAATCCTTAATCGGCGGGGTGCTCTACAG GGTCCGTCCACACGACCTTCCCAGCCATCCCGACCTCCAATGAGGCCCTTCATCCTTACTCGGGATGCTGCCCAGGCAAAGTATATCATTTGGGGGAAGGGA GGTTCAGGAGGGGAGGGTGGATTCTTCCTGCTCCTGCTGCTCTGCTCAGCTTGA
- the IGBP1 gene encoding immunoglobulin-binding protein 1 isoform X2, whose translation MAAAAEEEEPVRLSELLESGWQLLEEVESDTEGSSGAAAVQRRVQRGLELLERAARAVSQLELFSRNEELEEIASADLRFMLVPALLAALTLRQVAPPRRLEHLRRARGLFLDFLRLCRDYAVARFDLPREAVDGGDDDEEQRGGEAAPGPSDGQASLLAMAAARRAKIERYKQKKELENQLASLKPFIDSGQAEEEQIREFYLLQIKKWITVSLEEIESIDQEIAILNRRGALQGPSTRPSQPSRPPMRPFILTRDAAQAKVFGAGYPSLATMTVDEWYEQHQKQGVLPDQGISKRAPGPEDQLKEQENATEEEEQATALKAREWDDWKDLHPRGYGNRKNMG comes from the exons ATGGCGGCGGCAGCTGAGGAGGAAGAGCCGGTGCGGCTGTCGGAGCTGCTGGAGTCCGGCTGGCAGCTGCTGGAGGAGGTGGAGAGCGACACCGAGGGGTCGTCGGGGGCGGCGGCCGTCCAGCGCCGGGTGCAGCGCGGCCTGGAGCTGCTGGAGCGCGCCGCCCGCGCCGTCTCCCAGCTGGAGCTCTTCAG CCGCAACGAGGAGCTGGAGGAGATCGCCTCGGCCGACCTGCGCTTCATGCTGGTGCCGGCCCTGCTGGCCGCGCTGACCCTGCGGCAGGTGGCCCCCCCGCGCCGGCTGGAGCACCTGCGGAGGGCGCGCGGCCTCTTCCTCGACTTCCTCCGCCTCTGCCGGGACTACGCCGTGGCCCGCTTCGATCTGCCGCGAGAGGCCGTGGACGGCGGCGACGACGACGAGGAGCAGCGCGGCGGGGAGGCCGCCCCCGGCCCGTCCGACGGCCAGGCCTCCCTGCTGGCCATGGCGGCCGCCCGGCGGGCCAAGATCGAGAG ATACAAGCAAAAGAAAGAGTTGGAGAACCAGCTGGCTTCTTTAAAACCCTTCATTGATAGTGGCCAAGCTGAAGAAGAGCAAATACGAGAATTCTATTTGCTGCAGATCAAGAAGTGGATCACTGTAAGCTTGGAAGAAATTGAAAGCATTGATCAGGAAATTGCAATCCTTAATCGGCGGGGTGCTCTACAG GGTCCGTCCACACGACCTTCCCAGCCATCCCGACCTCCAATGAGGCCCTTCATCCTTACTCGGGATGCTGCCCAGGCAAA GGTGTTTGGCGCTGGCTATCCTAGCCTAGCCACCATGACGGTGGATGAATGGTATGAGCAGCACCAGAAACAAGGAGTCCTGCCTGACCAGGGCATCTCCAAAAGAGCTCCAG GTCCCGAAGACCAGCTGAAAGAACAGGAAAACGccacggaggaggaggagcaagccACAGCATTGAAAGCCCGGGAATGGGATGACTGGAAGGACCTGCACCCAAGGGGCTACGGCAACCGGAAGAACATGGGCTGA
- the IGBP1 gene encoding immunoglobulin-binding protein 1 isoform X1, with product MAAAAEEEEPVRLSELLESGWQLLEEVESDTEGSSGAAAVQRRVQRGLELLERAARAVSQLELFSRNEELEEIASADLRFMLVPALLAALTLRQVAPPRRLEHLRRARGLFLDFLRLCRDYAVARFDLPREAVDGGDDDEEQRGGEAAPGPSDGQASLLAMAAARRAKIERYKQKKELENQLASLKPFIDSGQAEEEQIREFYLLQIKKWITVSLEEIESIDQEIAILNRRGALQGPSTRPSQPSRPPMRPFILTRDAAQAKVFGAGYPSLATMTVDEWYEQHQKQGVLPDQGISKRAPAGPEDQLKEQENATEEEEQATALKAREWDDWKDLHPRGYGNRKNMG from the exons ATGGCGGCGGCAGCTGAGGAGGAAGAGCCGGTGCGGCTGTCGGAGCTGCTGGAGTCCGGCTGGCAGCTGCTGGAGGAGGTGGAGAGCGACACCGAGGGGTCGTCGGGGGCGGCGGCCGTCCAGCGCCGGGTGCAGCGCGGCCTGGAGCTGCTGGAGCGCGCCGCCCGCGCCGTCTCCCAGCTGGAGCTCTTCAG CCGCAACGAGGAGCTGGAGGAGATCGCCTCGGCCGACCTGCGCTTCATGCTGGTGCCGGCCCTGCTGGCCGCGCTGACCCTGCGGCAGGTGGCCCCCCCGCGCCGGCTGGAGCACCTGCGGAGGGCGCGCGGCCTCTTCCTCGACTTCCTCCGCCTCTGCCGGGACTACGCCGTGGCCCGCTTCGATCTGCCGCGAGAGGCCGTGGACGGCGGCGACGACGACGAGGAGCAGCGCGGCGGGGAGGCCGCCCCCGGCCCGTCCGACGGCCAGGCCTCCCTGCTGGCCATGGCGGCCGCCCGGCGGGCCAAGATCGAGAG ATACAAGCAAAAGAAAGAGTTGGAGAACCAGCTGGCTTCTTTAAAACCCTTCATTGATAGTGGCCAAGCTGAAGAAGAGCAAATACGAGAATTCTATTTGCTGCAGATCAAGAAGTGGATCACTGTAAGCTTGGAAGAAATTGAAAGCATTGATCAGGAAATTGCAATCCTTAATCGGCGGGGTGCTCTACAG GGTCCGTCCACACGACCTTCCCAGCCATCCCGACCTCCAATGAGGCCCTTCATCCTTACTCGGGATGCTGCCCAGGCAAA GGTGTTTGGCGCTGGCTATCCTAGCCTAGCCACCATGACGGTGGATGAATGGTATGAGCAGCACCAGAAACAAGGAGTCCTGCCTGACCAGGGCATCTCCAAAAGAGCTCCAG CAGGTCCCGAAGACCAGCTGAAAGAACAGGAAAACGccacggaggaggaggagcaagccACAGCATTGAAAGCCCGGGAATGGGATGACTGGAAGGACCTGCACCCAAGGGGCTACGGCAACCGGAAGAACATGGGCTGA